Proteins co-encoded in one Salvia splendens isolate huo1 chromosome 4, SspV2, whole genome shotgun sequence genomic window:
- the LOC121798770 gene encoding E3 ubiquitin-protein ligase At1g12760-like: MSSNNDTPSSPTADTTPLLDEQSPSNLSRFLGRTPSIRGAARFLRRGRSMREPSVRVREAAAEQIEERQSDWAYSKPIVVLDLVWNLAFVIVSISVLIMSRGENPSMPLRLWIVGYALQCVLHMICVCAEYRKRYSQRNSEGSERTYSRNYSNSSSGSDDVESGGYASERQQSDDETSVTKHLESANTMFSFIWWIIGFYWVSSGGPDLTAESPQLYWLSIAFLAFDVFFVVVCVAVACVIGIAVCCCLPCIIAILYAVADQEGATKEDIERLPKFRFRKIGDFEKQNGDTQESFGGIITECDTDSPTEHVLPLDDAECCICLCAYDDGAELRELPCRHHFHSACIDKWLHINAICPLCKFNILKPGSHIDSEES, from the exons ATGTCGTCAAACAACGACACCCCGTCTTCCCCCACAGCCGACACTACACCGTTGCTCGACGAACAGAGCCCCAGCAATCTCTCCCGCTTCCTCGGCCGCACGCCCAGCATCCGCGGCGCCGCCCGCTTCCTCCGCCGCGGCCGATCGATGCGGGAGCCCTCCGTCCGCGTCCGCGAAGCTGCGGCGGAGCAAATCGAGGAGCGCCAGAGCGATTGGGCCTACTCCAAGCCCATAGTCGTATTGGACCTCGTCTGGAACCTCGCCTTCGTCATCGTCTCGATTTCCGTCCTGATCATGAGCCGCGGTGAAAACCCCTCGATGCCGCTGCGGCTCTGGATTGTCGGCTACGCGCTGCAGTGCGTCCTTCATATGATCTGCGTCTGCGCCGAGTACAGGAAGAGGTATTCCCAGCGCAATTCTGAGGGTAGTGAGAGAACGTACAGCCGGAACTACTCGAATTCGAGCTCCGGAAGTGATGACGTGGAATCCGGCGGTTATGCTTCCGAGCGCCAGCAGAGTGATGATGAAACTAG TGTTACTAAGCACCTGGAGTCTGCAAATACAATGTTCTCATTCATTTGGTGGATAATTGGGTTCTATTGGGTATCTTCTGGTGGCCCGGATTTGACTGCTGAATCGCCACAGCTTTACTG GCTTTCCATTGCATTCTTGGCATTCGATGTTTTCTTCGTTGTGGTTTGTGTTGCTGTGGCATGTGTAATTGGAATTGCTGTTTGCTGTTGTCTACCATGTATCATTGCAATCTTATATGCAGTTGCAGATCAG GAAGGAGCTACGAAGGAAGATATTGAGAGACTACCAAAATTCAGATTTCGGAAAATTGGTGACTTTGAGAAGCAAAATGGTGACACTCAAGAATCATTTGGAGGAATAATAACGGAATGCGATACTGATTCTCCCACAGAGCATGTTCTACCGCTTGACGATGCT GAATGTTGTATTTGCCTTTGTGCCTACGATGATGGAGCTGAGCTGCGCGAGCTTCCCTGTCGGCATCATTTTCACTCAGCCTGCATAGACAAGTGGCTTCACATAAATGCAATTTGTCCACTCTGCAAATTCAATATACTGAAACCTGGCAGTCACATTGACAGCGAAGAATCATAA
- the LOC121799161 gene encoding BON1-associated protein 2-like, giving the protein MEKGKTPASASRSIEVTVISGEGLLMKKKPPAKNTISVTVKTGPFLSYSTGVDPEGRSFPSWNERLAIDLPEQARFITVEAWSGNRLIASAAIPTTDFCGGCLPNGYLSFVSYRLVDAAGNKNGIINLSIRVKGGGGGQTSGCAAGFSKPLKEGNPYATSFSNPLKGVPPAEGKPFAAGVVTGIPVSYNY; this is encoded by the coding sequence ATGGAAAAGGGCAAGACTCCGGCGTCCGCATCACGATCCATCGAGGTCACCGTAATCTCCGGCGAGGGTCTcctgatgaagaagaagccacccGCCAAGAACACCATCTCCGTGACCGTGAAGACCGGGCCCTTCCTATCCTATTCCACGGGAGTCGACCCGGAAGGCCGGAGCTTCCCATCATGGAACGAGAGGCTGGCTATAGACCTGCCCGAGCAAGCCCGTTTCATAACCGTGGAGGCGTGGTCGGGCAACAGGCTCATCGCCTCCGCCGCCATTCCGACCACGGATTTCTGTGGCGGCTGCCTGCCTAATGGTTACCTGAGCTTCGTGAGTTACAGGCTGGTGGATGCCGCTGGGAATAAGAATGGGATAATTAATCTGTCCATTAGGGTGAAgggaggcggcggcggccaGACTTCCGGATGCGCCGCCGGCTTTTCGAAGCCCTTGAAGGAGGGAAATCCTTACGCCACCAGCTTTTCGAACCCCTTGAAGGGGGTTCCGCCGGCGGAGGGAAAGCCTTTCGCCGCTGGTGTCGTTACGGGTATCCCCGTTTCGTATAACTATTGA